The DNA segment GCCGAGGCCGCTATAGTTCGGGCCCAGCATATTCTCCAGGTGCTTGGGCGAGTTGAACCAGGCGGCATAGGCCCGTTCGGCGCTGTCCTGGCCCATGGCGATGTTTTCCGCTGCCGGAAGCCCCACGCCGCCGCTCTTCATCCGCGACAGGAAACTGTCGCCCAGGCCGATCAGATGCGACATCTTTCCGGCCTTGGCCATGCGGGACGCCTGCGACAGTGCCGCTTGCGCAGCCGCCGGATCGCGCACCAGCGGCTGCAGACCCTTCTGCTTTCTCAACGCATTGATATAGCCGAGCGTCGCCTCCGTCTGATCGCTGCCATCGCCGCTCGGGGTGAGCTTGGGCGTGCCGCAACTGGCGAGAAGGCCGAGCGAGAAAACCGCGCCTGCGCGCAGGAAGGTGCGGCGGGAAGCAAGGACTGTCTGATCGTGCATGTTACCGCCGGTAGCTGAGAATGCGCAGGATGATGAAGACCGGGATCACCACGGCGGCACCCAGAAGCAGATAGTCGCCGACGCGGCCAAGGGCTGCAAAGCCCGAATGCCAGAGATCGAGAACGAAATCGCGTACCGTGTAGAGGATGCCATAGGGCGTCCATCCAAAAACCGCCATGACGAAGCCGACGATGATCGAGACCACCAAAAGCTTGACGAGGACCCGAAGGGGCGAATCGCCCAGAAACCTGTTCACTCCATCGGCCATGGCCCATGATTCTCCTGTTTTTCTTCACATAGGTCGCCATGGCCCTTGC comes from the Pararhizobium qamdonense genome and includes:
- a CDS encoding CAP domain-containing protein, yielding MHDQTVLASRRTFLRAGAVFSLGLLASCGTPKLTPSGDGSDQTEATLGYINALRKQKGLQPLVRDPAAAQAALSQASRMAKAGKMSHLIGLGDSFLSRMKSGGVGLPAAENIAMGQDSAERAYAAWFNSPKHLENMLGPNYSGLGVGVMRNPASGNRPYWAMVLSAS
- a CDS encoding DUF6460 domain-containing protein → MADGVNRFLGDSPLRVLVKLLVVSIIVGFVMAVFGWTPYGILYTVRDFVLDLWHSGFAALGRVGDYLLLGAAVVIPVFIILRILSYRR